In Alistipes ihumii AP11, a genomic segment contains:
- a CDS encoding acyltransferase family protein, translated as MENNLPSGCGRLLSLDVLRGMTVAGMILVNNPGSWGAVYAPLQHAAWNGLTPTDLVFPLFMFIMGVSTYLSLRKYDFACSGAAIRKILVRTAVIFAVGLAVGWFSRFCFSMQSLAEQGVPLWERVARSADSFERIRILGVLQRLALSYGAGALIAVTARRRAIPWIAAGLFAAYGLILLSGNGFDLSPDNVVAVVDRAVLGEAHMYRGEGFSFDPEGLLSTVPSVAHVLIGFCIGRALVSEEELKLKILKILRWGALLMLAGWLLGYLCPVNKKVWSPSFALLTCGVAASALALLMWTIDVRGHRRWSRFFEVFGVNPLFLYVTASVLSVVLLAVRVPCGGETMSLQAVVYSHGLRPWLGDYPASLAYPLLLVGAVWLIGLPLYRKRIYVKI; from the coding sequence ATGGAAAACAACCTTCCGTCCGGCTGCGGCCGCCTGCTTTCGCTCGACGTACTGCGGGGCATGACCGTCGCCGGCATGATTCTCGTGAACAATCCCGGCAGCTGGGGGGCGGTATACGCTCCTTTGCAGCATGCGGCGTGGAACGGACTGACGCCGACCGATCTGGTCTTTCCGCTGTTCATGTTCATCATGGGCGTTTCTACCTATCTGTCGCTGCGCAAGTACGACTTTGCGTGCAGCGGCGCGGCCATACGCAAGATACTGGTCCGCACGGCGGTGATTTTCGCCGTTGGCCTGGCCGTCGGCTGGTTCTCGCGCTTCTGTTTCTCGATGCAGTCGCTTGCCGAGCAGGGCGTTCCGTTGTGGGAGCGCGTGGCGCGCTCGGCAGACAGTTTCGAGCGGATACGCATATTGGGCGTATTGCAGCGGCTGGCGCTCAGCTACGGAGCGGGAGCCCTGATCGCCGTGACGGCGCGGCGGCGGGCGATTCCGTGGATCGCAGCAGGGCTGTTCGCCGCCTACGGCCTGATCCTGCTGTCGGGAAACGGTTTCGATCTGTCGCCGGACAACGTCGTCGCCGTGGTGGATCGTGCCGTGCTCGGCGAGGCGCACATGTACCGGGGCGAGGGATTCTCGTTCGATCCGGAGGGCTTGCTGAGCACCGTCCCGTCGGTAGCCCATGTGCTGATCGGTTTCTGTATCGGCCGGGCGCTCGTCTCGGAGGAGGAATTGAAGCTGAAGATTCTGAAGATATTGCGCTGGGGAGCCCTGCTGATGCTTGCGGGCTGGCTGCTCGGCTATCTCTGTCCGGTCAATAAGAAGGTCTGGTCGCCCTCTTTCGCGCTGCTGACCTGCGGCGTGGCTGCTTCGGCGCTGGCGTTGCTGATGTGGACGATCGACGTGCGGGGACATCGTCGCTGGAGTCGCTTTTTCGAGGTGTTCGGAGTCAATCCGCTGTTTCTGTATGTGACGGCTTCCGTGCTGTCGGTCGTGCTGCTGGCGGTCCGCGTGCCTTGCGGAGGCGAGACGATGAGCCTGCAAGCGGTCGTGTACTCGCACGGGCTGAGACCTTGGCTGGGCGACTACCCGGCCTCGCTGGCCTATCCGTTGCTTCTGGTAGGAGCGGTGTGGCTGATCGGACTCCCGTTGTACCGAAAAAGAATATACGTCAAGATATGA
- the murQ gene encoding N-acetylmuramic acid 6-phosphate etherase, whose product MTFVKITEQPSSHGDLDKMSVRELLEGINDEDARVAPAVRRTIPQLEKLVTAVVERMRRGGRIFYLGAGTSGRLGVLDASEIPPTFGMPPSLVVGLIAGGDRALRNPVEFAEDDEERGWEELRERSVSSLDTVIGIAASGTTPYVVGALRRAREHGVLTACITSNPGSPLAAEADIPIEMVVGPEFVTGSSRMKSGTGQKMICNMITTATMIRLGRVRGNRMVNMQLSNDKLIDRGTRMVADELGIGYERARGLLLLHGSASKAIEAGRDGKMPEREADV is encoded by the coding sequence ATGACATTCGTGAAAATAACCGAGCAGCCGTCGTCGCACGGCGATCTGGACAAGATGTCCGTCCGTGAGCTGCTCGAGGGAATCAACGACGAGGACGCTCGGGTCGCGCCGGCCGTGCGGCGAACGATCCCTCAGCTCGAGAAACTCGTGACGGCCGTCGTCGAGCGGATGAGGCGCGGCGGCCGCATTTTCTATCTGGGGGCCGGAACGAGCGGCCGGCTCGGCGTGCTCGACGCCTCGGAGATACCGCCCACGTTCGGCATGCCTCCCTCGTTGGTCGTCGGACTGATCGCGGGCGGAGACCGGGCGCTGCGCAATCCGGTCGAGTTCGCCGAGGACGACGAGGAGCGCGGTTGGGAGGAGTTGCGCGAGCGGAGCGTGTCGTCGCTCGATACGGTGATCGGCATCGCCGCATCGGGTACGACGCCCTATGTGGTCGGCGCGCTTCGCCGGGCCCGGGAGCACGGTGTTCTGACGGCCTGCATCACGAGCAACCCCGGCTCGCCTTTGGCTGCCGAGGCCGATATTCCGATCGAGATGGTCGTCGGACCCGAGTTCGTGACGGGCAGCTCGCGGATGAAGTCGGGAACCGGGCAGAAGATGATCTGCAACATGATTACGACGGCGACGATGATTCGTCTGGGCCGGGTGCGCGGTAATCGCATGGTGAACATGCAGCTCTCGAACGACAAACTGATCGATCGCGGTACGCGCATGGTTGCCGACGAGCTGGGGATCGGTTACGAGCGGGCCCGGGGACTGTTGTTGCTGCACGGCTCCGCTTCGAAAGCGATCGAAGCGGGGCGCGACGGCAAAATGCCGGAGCGGGAGGCCGACGTGTAG
- a CDS encoding dipeptide epimerase, whose product MNRKEFLKTAAAGLIAASVPSVALRAAARSPHKRPERRSGRLSLAFEPYDLKLIHPFTVAVNTRTHTPDVQVTLEYDGITGYGEASMPPYLGETQESVCRFLSSLDLSRFTDPFRMDEILDYVDRAAPDNRAAKASVDLALHDLVGKLLGQPWYKIWGLSPEKAPDTSFTIGIDTAEVVRQKVEETAPYNVIKVKMGVEGDRELVEVIRSATDKPLCVDANQGWTDKERALETICWLAERNTLFVEQPLPKEMIDETAWLRERSPLPIIADEFLQRLPDVKRAEGVYDGINIKLMKSTGLREAYRMTILARALGMKTMIGCMTETSCAVSAAAQLSPMMDWADLDGNLLISNDRFDGMKIVDGHITLPDRPGLGIVPL is encoded by the coding sequence ATGAACAGAAAAGAATTTCTCAAGACAGCGGCCGCCGGCCTGATCGCGGCATCGGTCCCTTCCGTCGCGCTGCGCGCCGCCGCCCGCTCGCCGCACAAACGGCCCGAGCGACGCAGCGGCAGGCTGAGCCTCGCCTTCGAGCCCTACGACCTGAAACTGATCCATCCGTTCACGGTCGCGGTCAACACCCGCACGCACACGCCCGACGTACAGGTCACGCTCGAATACGACGGCATAACGGGCTACGGCGAGGCATCGATGCCTCCCTATCTGGGCGAGACGCAGGAGTCGGTCTGCCGCTTTCTGAGCTCGCTCGACCTGAGCCGGTTCACGGACCCGTTCCGCATGGACGAGATTCTCGACTACGTCGACCGGGCGGCTCCCGACAACCGGGCGGCCAAGGCTTCGGTCGATCTGGCGCTGCACGATCTGGTCGGCAAGCTGCTCGGACAACCGTGGTACAAGATATGGGGTCTGTCGCCCGAAAAGGCGCCCGACACCTCGTTCACGATCGGCATCGACACGGCCGAGGTCGTCCGGCAAAAAGTCGAGGAAACGGCTCCCTACAACGTGATCAAGGTCAAAATGGGCGTCGAGGGCGACCGCGAGCTCGTCGAGGTCATCCGCTCGGCGACCGACAAGCCGCTCTGCGTCGACGCCAATCAGGGATGGACCGATAAGGAGCGGGCGCTCGAAACGATCTGCTGGCTCGCCGAGCGCAATACGTTGTTCGTCGAGCAGCCGCTGCCCAAGGAGATGATCGACGAGACGGCCTGGCTGCGCGAACGGAGCCCGCTGCCGATCATCGCCGACGAGTTCCTGCAACGCCTTCCGGACGTCAAGCGCGCCGAGGGAGTCTACGACGGCATCAATATCAAGCTGATGAAAAGCACCGGTCTGAGGGAAGCCTATCGGATGACTATTCTGGCCCGGGCGCTCGGCATGAAGACGATGATCGGCTGCATGACCGAAACCTCCTGCGCCGTCTCGGCCGCCGCGCAGCTCTCGCCGATGATGGACTGGGCCGACCTGGACGGTAATCTGCTGATCTCGAACGACCGCTTCGACGGCATGAAGATCGTCGACGGCCATATCACGCTGCCCGACCGGCCCGGCCTCGGCATCGTTCCCCTCTAA
- a CDS encoding C40 family peptidase, which yields MKPMKKHTIKQAGTLRSLLLLFGLALGSGLSAQDAAAVLDAVRRQHAPDRRVAVFEIEAERINDTLHILKGKCDDPEAIEALRAAFRGAGIRFADYVKALPDASLKEKNEALVTLSSINLRTAPDHAAEMSTQAIMGTPLRVLEQYDNWYRVQTPDGYIGWTNAASIALKTAEETKRWRSAARYVYTGYAGSVYAGLDLRSGTVSDLVLGSVLEADTAAKSGRKFASVRLPDGRSGYVLRREIEDFETWASRPLDPDGLERTARQMTGVPYLWGGTSVKGVDCSGMVKTAYFAGGIVIARDASQQALTGERLAPSEWPRCLKGDLIFFGNPASGRVTHVAMYLGEGRFIHSAGRVKINSLDPSADDYLPMSCLSISRIGTRIGTPGITAIRSHPWYFDIR from the coding sequence ATGAAACCGATGAAAAAGCATACGATCAAGCAGGCGGGCACTCTGCGAAGCCTGCTGTTGCTGTTCGGCCTCGCGCTGGGGAGCGGACTCTCCGCTCAGGACGCGGCGGCCGTACTCGACGCAGTACGCCGGCAGCACGCCCCCGACCGAAGGGTCGCCGTATTCGAAATCGAAGCCGAGCGGATCAACGACACGCTCCATATCCTGAAAGGGAAATGCGACGATCCCGAAGCGATCGAAGCGCTCCGCGCAGCGTTTCGCGGCGCAGGCATCCGGTTCGCCGATTATGTGAAAGCGCTGCCCGACGCCTCGCTGAAAGAGAAGAACGAGGCTCTCGTCACGCTCTCGTCGATCAATCTGCGGACGGCTCCGGACCACGCGGCCGAAATGAGCACGCAAGCCATCATGGGCACGCCGCTGCGCGTACTCGAACAGTACGACAACTGGTATCGCGTGCAGACGCCCGACGGTTACATCGGCTGGACCAACGCGGCCTCGATCGCGCTGAAGACAGCCGAGGAAACGAAACGCTGGCGCTCGGCCGCCCGTTACGTCTACACGGGCTACGCGGGATCCGTCTACGCCGGGCTGGACCTCCGCTCGGGCACGGTGTCCGATCTGGTGCTCGGCTCGGTTCTCGAAGCCGATACCGCAGCCAAAAGCGGCCGGAAGTTCGCTTCCGTCCGGCTGCCCGACGGAAGGTCGGGCTATGTTCTTCGCCGCGAGATCGAAGACTTCGAAACGTGGGCCTCTCGTCCGCTCGATCCGGACGGGCTGGAACGGACAGCGCGGCAGATGACGGGAGTCCCCTATCTGTGGGGAGGCACGTCGGTCAAAGGAGTCGACTGCTCGGGCATGGTGAAGACGGCCTACTTCGCAGGCGGCATCGTCATCGCCCGCGACGCGTCGCAGCAAGCGCTCACGGGCGAGCGACTCGCCCCGTCGGAATGGCCCCGATGTCTCAAGGGCGATCTGATCTTCTTCGGCAATCCGGCCAGCGGACGGGTGACCCATGTGGCGATGTATCTCGGCGAAGGGCGCTTCATCCACTCGGCCGGACGCGTCAAGATCAACAGTCTGGACCCGTCGGCCGACGACTATCTGCCGATGAGCTGTCTGTCGATCAGCCGAATCGGAACCCGGATCGGAACGCCCGGCATCACGGCGATCCGCTCGCATCCATGGTATTTCGACATCCGATAA
- a CDS encoding YtxH domain-containing protein, whose amino-acid sequence MKGSCFFSFLGGAAIGAMIALLTAPDSGANTRHKIAGKIKQGGQKVKDTLEEGYHSMQHSMQE is encoded by the coding sequence ATGAAAGGTAGTTGTTTCTTTTCGTTTTTGGGCGGAGCCGCCATCGGCGCGATGATCGCTCTGCTGACCGCTCCCGACTCGGGGGCCAACACCCGTCACAAAATCGCCGGCAAGATCAAGCAAGGCGGTCAGAAAGTGAAGGATACCCTCGAGGAGGGCTATCATTCGATGCAGCACTCGATGCAGGAATAA
- a CDS encoding ketopantoate reductase family protein: protein MKTRIAVVGTGGVGGFLGGLLARFYEHSDEAEIYFVSRGQALRNIRERGLLVDAQEGRFTARPKAATDSPAEIGEMDYVLYCTKSYDVEGAVGQLLPCIGPHTVVLPFMNGVDGAERIRRMLPATEVWDGCVYVVAYIVSPGHIAEHTNGYRYLFGSATGDPARLAELERIFERAGIRARLEADIVRRVWDKFAFISTVATSTSYTDKTYGGVLGDPADRADLDSLLAEFQTVAAAKGIVLSEGIAGKVIAQMERIPADTTTSMQRDFRTGRTTELESLTGYVVREGRRLGVPTPTYDRMYESLRGR from the coding sequence ATGAAAACGAGAATAGCGGTCGTCGGCACGGGCGGTGTCGGCGGGTTTCTGGGCGGATTGCTGGCCCGTTTCTACGAACATTCCGACGAGGCGGAGATCTATTTCGTTTCGAGGGGGCAGGCGCTGCGGAACATACGCGAGCGGGGGCTGCTGGTCGACGCGCAGGAGGGCCGCTTCACGGCCCGGCCGAAAGCGGCGACCGATTCGCCGGCGGAAATCGGAGAGATGGACTACGTGCTCTATTGTACCAAGTCTTACGACGTCGAGGGCGCTGTCGGGCAATTGCTGCCCTGCATCGGTCCGCATACCGTCGTGCTGCCGTTCATGAACGGCGTGGACGGAGCCGAGCGGATCCGGCGGATGCTGCCTGCGACCGAAGTGTGGGACGGCTGCGTCTACGTGGTGGCCTATATCGTCTCTCCGGGACACATAGCCGAGCATACGAACGGCTATCGCTACCTGTTCGGCTCCGCGACGGGCGATCCCGCCCGGCTGGCCGAACTCGAACGGATTTTCGAGCGGGCGGGCATCCGGGCCCGGCTCGAAGCGGACATCGTGCGCCGCGTATGGGATAAGTTCGCTTTCATATCTACGGTGGCTACCTCCACTTCCTATACGGACAAGACATACGGCGGCGTGCTCGGCGATCCTGCCGACCGGGCCGATCTGGATTCGTTGCTCGCCGAGTTTCAGACCGTTGCGGCCGCCAAGGGGATCGTGTTGTCCGAGGGTATTGCCGGAAAGGTGATCGCCCAGATGGAACGGATACCGGCCGATACGACGACTTCGATGCAGCGCGACTTTCGCACGGGGCGGACGACCGAGCTCGAGTCGCTGACCGGATATGTCGTCCGCGAGGGCCGGCGGCTGGGCGTTCCGACGCCGACCTATGACCGGATGTACGAGTCGCTGCGGGGCCGTTAG
- a CDS encoding nucleoside deaminase, whose protein sequence is MDEKEKTQHAANACRERYMRQAIDLSIENVRKGGGPFGAVIVRDGRVIATGTNRVVPGCDPTAHAEVTAIRNAARVLGTFDLSGCEIYTSCEPCPMCLGAIYWARLDRMYYANDKKDAAEIGFDDSFIYDEFALAPSARSLPSERMLPDEAIRAFELWRDQEDKTPY, encoded by the coding sequence ATGGATGAAAAAGAGAAAACCCAGCATGCTGCGAACGCCTGCCGCGAGCGATACATGCGGCAGGCGATCGATCTGTCGATCGAGAACGTCAGGAAGGGCGGCGGCCCGTTCGGCGCCGTGATCGTCCGCGACGGCCGCGTGATCGCCACCGGGACGAACCGCGTCGTGCCGGGGTGCGACCCGACGGCCCACGCCGAAGTGACCGCCATACGCAACGCGGCCCGGGTGCTGGGTACCTTCGATCTGAGCGGCTGCGAGATATACACCTCGTGCGAACCGTGTCCGATGTGCCTCGGCGCGATCTATTGGGCCCGACTCGACCGGATGTATTATGCCAACGACAAGAAAGACGCGGCGGAGATCGGCTTCGACGACTCGTTCATATACGACGAGTTCGCACTCGCCCCGTCCGCCCGTTCGCTGCCGTCCGAGCGCATGCTCCCCGACGAGGCGATCCGCGCGTTCGAGCTGTGGCGCGACCAAGAGGACAAAACGCCGTACTGA
- the xpt gene encoding xanthine phosphoribosyltransferase, which yields MKMFEERILRDGKCLPGGVLKVDGFINHQMDPALMMSLARELARRFGDEPLDRVLTVEASGIAPAVLVGYLLGLPVVFAKKKSPSTMENALSARVRSFTKGRDYDVCLSRDFLHAGDRVLFIDDFLANGNAAQGMLELIGQAGASLAGMGFLIEKAFQPGGAMLREKGIRVESLARIESLDGGRIVFAR from the coding sequence ATGAAAATGTTCGAGGAAAGAATCCTGCGCGACGGGAAGTGCCTGCCTGGCGGAGTCCTGAAGGTGGACGGATTCATCAATCATCAGATGGACCCGGCGCTGATGATGTCGCTTGCCCGGGAGCTGGCGCGCCGTTTCGGAGACGAGCCGCTGGACCGTGTGCTGACCGTCGAGGCGAGCGGGATCGCGCCGGCCGTGCTGGTCGGCTATCTGCTCGGCCTGCCGGTCGTCTTTGCCAAGAAAAAGTCGCCGAGCACGATGGAGAACGCTCTTTCGGCCCGTGTCCGCTCGTTTACGAAAGGGCGCGACTACGACGTCTGCCTGAGCCGGGACTTCCTGCATGCGGGAGACCGGGTGTTGTTCATCGACGACTTTCTGGCCAACGGAAACGCCGCGCAGGGCATGCTCGAGCTGATCGGTCAGGCCGGAGCCTCTCTCGCAGGCATGGGCTTTCTGATCGAGAAGGCGTTCCAGCCCGGAGGTGCGATGCTGCGCGAGAAAGGTATCCGCGTCGAGTCGCTGGCGCGGATCGAGAGTCTGGACGGCGGCCGGATCGTATTCGCCCGTTAG